A genomic region of Pseudomonas sp. KU43P contains the following coding sequences:
- a CDS encoding extracellular solute-binding protein: protein MRRSLCLLSLCLALPLQAEEKVVNLYSWADYVAPETLRRFERETGYKVRYDTFDTTEVLETKLLTGGSGYDVVVPSSTVLARALKANALQPLDAHDMPGYANLDKDLLGKLAEADPGNRYAVPYTWGTLGLGVNVEAVRQRLGEVPMDSLDLLFKPEYASRLKDCGIAMPDSPQEVIGVALNYLGKDPYSQDKADLAQAQNLLNQLQPSISYVANGRQINDLANGSVCLALTYNGDAAMAADQARRAGKPFELIYRIPREGTLVWQDNLVIPKDAPHPEAARAFIAFMLKPESVAALTNTLFFANANQAATPLVDEAVRNDPDIYPPAAVRERLYADRSMALSDLRQRNRLWTAFRTRQ, encoded by the coding sequence ATGCGTAGATCGCTGTGCCTGCTGTCCCTGTGCCTTGCCTTGCCGCTGCAGGCCGAAGAGAAGGTCGTCAACCTCTATAGCTGGGCCGACTATGTCGCCCCGGAAACACTCCGGCGTTTCGAGCGTGAGACCGGCTACAAGGTGCGCTATGACACCTTCGATACCACCGAGGTGCTGGAAACCAAGCTGCTGACCGGTGGCAGCGGCTACGACGTGGTCGTGCCATCGTCCACCGTGCTGGCGCGGGCACTCAAGGCCAATGCCCTGCAGCCGCTGGATGCCCACGACATGCCCGGTTATGCCAACCTCGACAAGGACTTGCTGGGCAAGCTCGCCGAGGCCGACCCAGGTAATCGCTATGCGGTGCCCTACACCTGGGGCACCTTGGGCCTGGGGGTGAATGTGGAGGCGGTGCGCCAGCGCCTGGGTGAGGTGCCGATGGACAGCCTCGACCTGCTGTTCAAGCCCGAATACGCCAGCCGGCTCAAGGATTGCGGCATTGCCATGCCCGATTCGCCGCAGGAAGTGATAGGCGTGGCCCTCAACTACCTGGGCAAGGACCCATACAGCCAGGACAAGGCCGATCTTGCCCAGGCTCAGAACCTGTTGAACCAGCTGCAGCCTTCGATCAGCTATGTCGCCAATGGCCGGCAGATCAACGACCTGGCCAATGGCAGCGTGTGCCTGGCCCTGACCTACAACGGTGACGCGGCAATGGCTGCTGACCAGGCACGCCGCGCCGGCAAGCCGTTCGAGCTGATCTACCGCATTCCGCGCGAAGGGACGCTGGTCTGGCAGGACAACCTGGTCATTCCCAAGGACGCGCCGCACCCGGAAGCAGCCCGCGCCTTCATTGCCTTCATGCTCAAGCCAGAGTCGGTGGCTGCGTTGACCAATACCCTGTTCTTCGCCAACGCCAACCAGGCGGCCACGCCGCTGGTAGACGAGGCGGTGCGCAATGACCCGGATATCTACCCGCCGGCAGCGGTGCGCGAACGCCTGTATGCCGACCGCAGCATGGCGCTGTCCGACCTGCGCCAGCGCAATCGGTTGTGGACGGCGTTCCGCACCCGGCAATAA
- a CDS encoding LysR family transcriptional regulator — MLGQLHDPDLHLLRLFVTVVEAGGFSAAQGVSGLSQPTISQRMAQLEARLGYRLCSRGKRGFSLTEKGELLLDAARGLLLDIERFRQQANGVGGRLLGTVRVGMAENQDAAVNLRLARAISRFRERDETVQLELISAPPAELERLLLEQRLDYAISYFSGQQAAFDYQPLFEERQRLYCGKGHALFRVTPVTYEQLLEADQVRHPYRFLKGGEPFQSRRSMAVAEQIESVLTFILSGRHIGYLPCHCAQGWEEQGLLWPLDHALDFVVPFTLARHRGQAPGEAQRAFAEDLLAVFG; from the coding sequence ATGCTCGGACAACTGCACGACCCTGACCTGCACCTGTTGCGGCTGTTCGTCACTGTAGTCGAGGCTGGCGGCTTCAGTGCCGCCCAAGGCGTATCGGGCCTGAGCCAGCCCACCATCAGCCAGCGCATGGCGCAATTGGAAGCGCGCCTGGGTTATCGCCTGTGCAGCCGTGGCAAACGCGGCTTCAGCCTGACGGAAAAGGGCGAGTTGTTGCTGGATGCCGCCCGTGGCTTATTGCTGGATATCGAGCGCTTTCGCCAGCAGGCCAATGGCGTGGGTGGGCGGTTGCTGGGCACGGTTCGGGTCGGTATGGCGGAGAACCAGGACGCGGCCGTCAACCTGCGCCTGGCGCGGGCCATCTCACGCTTTCGTGAACGGGATGAAACGGTGCAACTGGAATTGATCAGCGCTCCGCCCGCGGAGCTTGAACGGCTATTGCTCGAGCAGCGCCTGGACTACGCCATCAGCTACTTCTCCGGTCAGCAGGCGGCGTTCGACTACCAACCATTGTTCGAGGAACGGCAGCGTTTGTACTGCGGCAAGGGGCATGCGCTGTTCAGGGTGACACCGGTAACGTACGAGCAACTGCTGGAGGCAGATCAGGTGCGCCACCCCTATCGTTTCCTCAAGGGCGGCGAGCCGTTCCAGAGCCGACGCAGCATGGCCGTGGCCGAACAGATCGAGAGCGTACTGACGTTCATTCTGTCGGGGCGGCATATCGGCTACTTGCCGTGCCATTGTGCCCAGGGATGGGAGGAACAGGGGTTGTTGTGGCCGCTGGATCACGCGCTGGACTTTGTGGTGCCGTTTACCTTGGCCAGGCATCGAGGGCAGGCGCCGGGGGAGGCGCAGCGGGCGTTTGCGGAGGATTTGCTGGCGGTGTTTGGCTGA
- the speB gene encoding agmatinase, translating into MDQAQSNDQAMTRDSLYGTAAESTYAGITSFSRRRYSRDLRGVNVVVSGVPFDTATSNRPGARFGPRAIRAASVQQAWARHWPWAFDPFDHLAVIDYGDCAFDNGTPQSVPDSIEAHAEHILEAGCAMLTLGGDHFISYPLLKAHARRHGPLALIHFDAHSDTWPDEEGKRIDHGTMFWHAAREGLVDPSCSVQIGLRTTNDDSQGFAILDARQVHRQGTEAIIAAIRQRVGERPVYLTFDIDCLDPAYAPGTGTPVCGGLSTVQALEILGGLRGINLVGMDLVEVAPAYDHADITALAGATLAMEMLCLYAARHKVDSTL; encoded by the coding sequence GTGGACCAAGCCCAGAGCAATGACCAGGCCATGACCCGTGACAGCCTGTATGGCACCGCTGCGGAGAGTACCTACGCCGGTATTACCAGTTTCTCTCGACGTCGTTATAGCCGCGACCTGCGCGGTGTGAATGTGGTCGTCAGCGGAGTGCCCTTCGACACCGCCACCAGCAACCGCCCGGGTGCGCGGTTCGGGCCGCGGGCGATCCGCGCCGCTTCGGTGCAACAGGCCTGGGCCCGCCACTGGCCCTGGGCGTTCGACCCGTTCGACCATCTGGCCGTCATCGACTATGGCGATTGCGCGTTCGACAATGGCACGCCGCAGTCGGTACCTGACAGCATCGAAGCGCATGCTGAGCACATTCTCGAAGCCGGCTGTGCGATGCTCACCTTGGGCGGCGATCATTTCATCAGCTACCCGCTGCTCAAGGCCCATGCCCGACGCCACGGCCCTCTGGCGCTCATCCATTTCGATGCGCACAGCGACACCTGGCCGGACGAGGAGGGCAAGCGCATCGACCACGGCACCATGTTCTGGCATGCCGCGCGTGAAGGCCTGGTCGATCCCTCCTGTTCCGTGCAGATTGGCTTGCGCACCACCAATGATGACAGCCAGGGCTTCGCCATCCTCGATGCCCGGCAAGTCCACCGCCAAGGCACCGAGGCGATCATCGCGGCGATCCGCCAGCGGGTGGGCGAGCGCCCGGTGTACCTGACCTTCGATATCGACTGCCTCGACCCGGCGTATGCCCCCGGTACCGGTACTCCCGTGTGTGGCGGGCTTAGCACTGTGCAGGCACTGGAAATACTCGGCGGGCTACGCGGTATCAACCTGGTGGGCATGGACCTAGTGGAAGTGGCGCCTGCCTATGACCATGCCGACATCACGGCGTTGGCCGGCGCGACACTGGCCATGGAGATGCTGTGCCTGTACGCGGCGCGGCACAAGGTCGATAGCACCCTGTAA